In one window of Candidatus Abyssobacteria bacterium SURF_5 DNA:
- a CDS encoding UPF0016 family protein, with product MDPRIIMSVFLAVFLAELGDKTQLAILGFAAESKALISVFVGAALAMLIATVMAVLLGGVISAYIPERLVHVLAGMAFLVIGLLMLWGKI from the coding sequence ATGGACCCTCGAATAATCATGTCGGTGTTTCTGGCCGTATTTCTGGCGGAGCTGGGCGACAAGACCCAGCTTGCGATTCTGGGATTTGCCGCCGAGAGCAAAGCGCTGATTTCCGTGTTTGTGGGCGCGGCTCTGGCGATGCTTATCGCCACGGTAATGGCCGTTTTATTGGGCGGAGTCATTTCAGCGTACATCCCCGAGCGGCTCGTGCACGTGTTGGCGGGTATGGCGTTTCTTGTTATCGGCCTCTTGATGTTGTGGGGAAAAATATAG